The region GGTGCCATAAATGTTTATGGGTGAGGGTTCCAGAGGTAGGACCCTCCAGATCTCCAGAACAGGGGTCCCCAGCCCCGTCACCTCCACTGTGAATGGAGGGCTGGCTGCACCATGCGGCTCCTTCCATTCATTTCTATAAGAATTGAAACCAGTAAAGTAAGCTACCATGGTTAGTGAATGGAGAGAGACGCAAACGTGCAGCCGTCACTGCATCCACCGAGGTCGGGGTCCGGTCTACAAATGGGAGATCTATCAGAATTAGCCCTTAAAGGGATCCCCTAAAaataatgatgttacaaagcaaccaGGCATTGTGATCCCCAGGGATCAGCCACAGTCTGCTGGGAGGAACATGGAGGAATTTATGGGTCTGTGCATATTTTATATATGAATGTATAAACCTGTGTAAAgtttatatgtacagtacagagcaaaagtttggacaccttctcatttaaagatttttctgtattttcatgactatgaaaattgtacattcacactgaaggcatcaaaactatgaattaacacatgtggaattatatacttaacaaaaaagtgtgaaacaactgaaatgatgtcttatattctaggttcttcaaagtagccaccttttactttgatgactgctttgcacactcttggcattctcttgatgagcttcaagaggtagactgggaatggtcttccaacagtcttgaaggagttcctagagatgcttagcacttgttggcctttttgccttcactctgcggtccagctcaccccaaaccatctcgattgggttcaggtctggtgactgtggaggccaggtcatcacccCATCACtcttttggtcaaatagcccttatacagcctggaggtgtgtttggggtcattgtcctgttgaaaaataaatgatggtccaactaaacgcaaaccggatggaatagcatgccgctgcaagatgctgtggtagccatgctggttcagtatgccttcaattttgaataaatccccaacagtgtcaccagcaaagcacccgcacaccatcacacctcctcctccatgcttcacggtggaaaccaggcatgtagagtccatccgttcaccttttctgcgtcacacaaagacacggtggttggaaccaaagatctcaaatttggactcatcagatcaaagcacagatttccactggtctaatgtccattccttgtgttctttagcccaaacaagtctcttctgcttgttgcctgtccttagcagtggtttcctagcagctattttaccatgaaggcctgctgcacaaagtctcctcttaacagttgttgtagagatgtgtctgctgctagcactctgtgtggcattgacctggtctctaatctgagctgctgttaacctgcgatttctgaggctggtgactcggataaacttatcctcagaagcagaggtgactcttggtcttcctttcctggggcggtcctcatgtgagccagtttctttgtagcacttgatggtttttgccactgcacatggggacactttcaaagttttcccaattttttggactgactgaccttcatttcttaaagtaatgatggacactcatttttctttacttagctgcttttttcttgccataatacaaattctaacagtctattcagtagtaggactatcagctgtgtatccaccagacttctgctcaacacaacagatggtcccaaccccatttataaggcaagaaatcccacttactaaacctgacagggcacacctgtgaagtgaaaacctttcccggtgactagctcttgaagctcatcaagagaatgccaagagtgtgcaaagcagtcatcgaagcaaaaggtggctactttgaagaacctagaatataagacataatttcagttatttcacacttttttgttaagtatataattccacatgtgttaattcatagttttgatgccttcagtgtgaatgtacaatcatagtcatgaaaatacagaaaaatctttaaatgagaagatgtgtccaaacttttggtctgtaccgtatatatgtatgtgtgtgtgtatatatatatatatatatatatatatatatatatatacacacatgtaatgTGTATGCTTgtattgtatatatgtgtgtaatgtgtttaTTGAGGTGGATGTACATATCGTACACATGTGtgtattgcacaggggcccttttgtgGCCCGTGTTCGCCCTCCAATGTAATGGGCCCCTCACCTGTCGTACGGGCAGCTGGTGCTCTCTCTCACGGTGGTGTCGGTGCTGTCACTAATCAGCCAGTGACAGTCTGGGTCTGTGTATAAACGGAGGGACTTTGTCTTCTTCTTGGACAGGTAACTGCAGCCGGCGTTAAAGTCTCCCATTAAAATGATGTTCTGTTGAGAATAGTAAAGTGTAAACCTATTGATCTGTGAAAACAATGGAGCAATGAAGAGAACGACGTGATGGAACCTGGAAACATCGATTATGAGGATAAGACATCGATGGGAGCGACGTCATTCACAGATTTCATACGAGGAGGACAAAGTCGGAGTCCTGACAATGTCACAGCTCAGATCCACCACACACAGATATATCCTTAAAATAGATCATGAATACAGAAGatctggaccacccctttaagtctaCCTTACTGCTCCAGCGCTTTCGGACGTCCATGAACACGTCATAAAGAGCTTGGAGTTCGATGGCGGCTTTATCTGGCTCTGTGTGCTGCGGGATTATGACCAGATCCTGCAGATCTATAGAGAGAGATCAGTGTTATAAACCCCCCGCAGCCGCTGATCCCTAGATCCCTGTAATCGTTACACATGATGGCTAACGGTGCAACGTCTCGGCTCATCCTGGTCACTGACCTCTCGACTCCAGAGCGAAGCGAACGACGTACGGTTCTCGGGCGAACACGTCGGGAGCGGCCGGATCATCATCTTCATATTTGTATTGATCAATCACTGAGATCTTCAATGACCTAAGAGGGGATATCTTAAAAATATCAGAAGGGTGCAGGAAGCTGGGCACGATGCCATCCATCTCATGTGTTCGGGGCCTCCTGGATCTCCCCTGACATTAGCAAGGATGGGGTTGTTGGATTACAACTGTCCGATGCTTCTGTTCTCAGTGAGAAAAGCTGCGGTCATAGGGGTCTGGTAGCTTCTGACTCCCTCCTTCTACACATGAACACATGCATACTGGGCTGAAgcgagcatgcatgtgtatggcgGGAGGATAGATGTCCTCATAAACCCCTGTGAACACATTTATAACCAAATTTCATAAAGCCAAattaatttaaaaattaaaaaaaatcaattccGCAATAGAGCTCAGATCCCAACTGACATTTGTGTGTCTTTATCACCATGGTAACAGACCACAAACAAGTTCCATGTAGTCTGAGCCTCCAGTTACATGTATGATTAGTAGGAGAGAGGGAGAAGACCAAGGACGGCAGTGTGAGACTATACAGAATTTGCTTGTAGTCTGTTGCCAAGGCGACAACATAGGTTTTCACTGGAGCTGCATACAGAAAACGGGAAATCTCTTAGAACTCACTTGTATATGAAGACGTATTGTTCTGTGTAGGACTTGCGTCCCAGCGGAGGGCTGTTCACAGCCAAGTACAAGTCTTCTGCCCTATGGggagaaataaagggttaaatctagCTTGACATTTCCCGATTCTGCTACTTACCCATCAACCTCCTCACCTGTTGAGGGCGGCCATAAGTTTGGACACCGCGATTCCCTTGGGGTCACGCACTTCTTGCAGCAGGAAGATGTCACATCGTTGGATGATCTGTGCAAATAACATGGGAATTAAGGGCAAAAACCTCACATCCTATGGGCGAGCCTGCCCATGTGCGGCCCCCCAATCACCTCTCTACCCGCTGTGGTcccgtcttaggctatgttcacacgctgcggatccgcagcgtttccgcagctgtgggtccgcagcggtttcccatgcgtttacagtacaatgaaaacctatgggaaacgcaatccgcagtgcacacaccgcgcggaaacgcagcggtttacattccgcagcatgtcaagtctttgtgcggaatccgcagcggttttacacctgctccataatagaaaaccacaggtgtaaaaccgcagtggaatccgcacaaaaaccgcagtaaatccgcaataaatccgcaggaaaaacgtgcagtttttgccctgcagatttatcaaatccgctgcggaaaaatccgcagaggatcattccacgtgtgcacagagccttactcTTTGGATCGGACCCCCTCCTTACCTTGACCACAGCGCTCAGGATATCGTCATTGGCGGCTTTTTTCTCCGCGAAGTACTGGCCATTGAATGCGCAGATCCTGAAGGGCCACGCGCAGGGCCACACAGTGCAGAGGACGAGGAGGTGGCACCAGCTGCCCATGATTGCCTAGAGGTTCCTGTAAGGCAGAGGACTCACGGTCATCACTTCTGTACAATCCTGGGGCTGAGCACTGCTGCAGTTCTGTTCCTCTGTGTCGGGGActctgtacaggttatacagtaatCATTTTGCTTCATTTATGGACTTTACCCTACTTGGCAAAAGCGGTGTACAGCAGTGCAAACAACCGCCGGGCCCCGGGGAGCTCACTGAGAGGACGGTGCACGCTTCGACACCCCCGGACTATAGACGGCATCTACCGCTGCACCACACACAACCAATATGCCCATACACAGCTGGTAGCACGTCCCATGGTGCCAGGATTCACCAGCTGGCACACCCTGCACGCTATCAGCATCTCCCACCGTCAGCGTGGGGTCTCCGGAGAGCTCACTTATCTCCAATCCCCCTTGTGCCATCTCCCACACCCAGTGGCCACGACCTCGGAGAGACAGGCAGTCAGAAGGAGCTCGCTGGTGTCACATACATGGCCTCAGAGCATGGAAGTCACCCGCTGGCGTACGTCAAGCACTTTGTGTCTGGAGGGGTGGGAGGTGTGTGCCTCACCCTGGCCGGACAGCCCATGGACACCGTCAAGGTGAGTGC is a window of Ranitomeya variabilis isolate aRanVar5 chromosome 2, aRanVar5.hap1, whole genome shotgun sequence DNA encoding:
- the LOC143805202 gene encoding deoxyribonuclease-1-like 1, producing MGSWCHLLVLCTVWPCAWPFRICAFNGQYFAEKKAANDDILSAVVKIIQRCDIFLLQEVRDPKGIAVSKLMAALNRAEDLYLAVNSPPLGRKSYTEQYVFIYKSLKISVIDQYKYEDDDPAAPDVFAREPYVVRFALESRDLQDLVIIPQHTEPDKAAIELQALYDVFMDVRKRWSSKNIILMGDFNAGCSYLSKKKTKSLRLYTDPDCHWLISDSTDTTVRESTSCPYDRIVVYGQEVMDLVKSSGIYNFTKELHLSEAEALKVSDHYPVEMDLDLVLGGCRTLLPSLTLIILGLLWIHELSVSQK